The following proteins are co-located in the Castor canadensis chromosome 5, mCasCan1.hap1v2, whole genome shotgun sequence genome:
- the Son gene encoding protein SON isoform X1 — protein MAADIEQVFRSFVVSKFREIQQELSSGRSEGQLNGETNTPIEGNQAGDAAASARSLPNEEIVQKIEEVLSGVLDTELRYKPDLKEASRKSRCVSVQTDPTDEIPTKKSKKHKKHKNKKKKKKKEKEKKYKRQPEESESKLKSHHDGNVDLESDSFLKFDSEPSAMALEHPVRAFGLSETSESPAVMLEPPVVSMEVSEPHILETLKPATKTAELSVGSTSIISEQSEQSVSVMLEPSVTKILDSFATASVPPTTVVLKTSEPVVTMSVEYQMKTAMKSLESTSPEPAKIMVEPPIAKVLEPSETLVIAETPTEVLPEPSTSTTMDFPESSATDVLRLPEQPVEVPSEIADSSMTRLQESLELSKTTTMEPLESSVASALELPGPPATSMLELQGPPVTPVLELPGPSATPVPELSGPLSAPVPELPGPPATAVPELPGPSVTTVPQLSQELPGPPAPSMGLEPPQEVPEPPVMAQELPGLPAVPAAVELPGQPAVTVAMELTEQPVTATEFEQPVGMTTVEHPGHPEVTTATGLLGQPEATMVLELPGQPVATTALELPGQPSVTGVPELSGLSSATRALELSGQSVATGALELPGQLMATGALEFSGQSGAAGALELLGQPLATGVLELPGQPGAPELPGQPVATVALEISVQSVVTTSELSTMTVSQSLEVPSTTALESYNTVAQELPTTLVGETSVTVGVDPLMAQESHMLASNTMETHMLASNTMDSQMLASNAMDSQMLASNAMDSQMLASSTMDSQMLATSSMDSQMLATSSMDSQMLATSTMDSQMLATSSMDSQMLATSSMDSQMLATSSMDSQMLATSSMDSQMLATSTMDSQMLATSSMDSQMLASGTMDSQMLASGTMDAQMLASGTMDAQMLASSTQDSAMLGSKSPDPYRLAQDPYRLAQDPYRLGHDPYRLGHDAYRLGQDPYRLGHDPYRLTPDPYRMSPRPYRIAPRSYRIAPRPYRLAPRPLMLASRRSMMMSYAAERSMMSSYERSMMSYERSMMSPMAERSMMSAYERSMMSAYERSMMSPMAERSMMSAYERSMMSAYERSMMSPMADRSMMSMGADRSMMSSYSAADRSMMSSYSAADRSMMSSYTDRSMMSMAADSYTDSYTDTYTEAYMVPPLPPEEPPTMPPLPPEEPPMTPPLPPEEPPEGPALSTEQTALTGENTWPTEVSALPPEESVSQPTVSQSEISEPSAVPANYSVSALEPSVLASESAVTVPEPPREPESSVTSTPVESTILAENEIIPERPMTCMLSETSVSTEPTMLTSEPPIMSETTETFDSMRAPGHVASGVSVSLLGPAVTIPEPTESILELPTMAVPEPPAMADLEPPAVAGPEPSAVAVPEPPAVAEPEHVIIPVSVSALEPTVPVMEPAVSVLQPAVVVSEPSVAIQESTVTISEPAVTVPEPTQMIPAEMALEPAPMMVESSIISSYVTKRMNLPSGEQNLTPDVGMQEIPPYSGDQPHAEGHLKCDSYESERGVNTDLTINNHLIAKEVEHNIVSAVSTGLVVETSEEKILPINETKQCTVLDTCPGISEADVGGTLSSTGPFALESDVMGTSKGIEFATECAVSSVNNYDVEVSLTTQDTEHDMVISTSPSGGSEADIEGPLPAKDIHLDLPLDNLGKDTEEPLSVKDSDQTFEIALSPKESSGEDKEAHLPTKEMMSDSGFSASIDEINEADLVRPLLPKDMERLTNLRAGIEGPLLASEAERDKLAASPVVVSVPERASESSSEEKDDYEIFVKVKDTHEKSKKNKNRDKGEKEKKRDSSLRSRSKRSKSSEHKSRKRTSESRSRARKRSSKSKSHRSQTRSRSRSRRRRRSSRSRSKSRGRRSVSKEKRKRSPKHRSKSRERKRKRSSSRDNRKTTRARSRTPSRRSRSHTPSRRRRSRSVGRRRSFSISPSRRSRTPSRRSRTPSRRSRTPSRRSRTPSRRSRTPSRRSRTPSRRRRSRSVVRRRSFSISPVRLRRSRTPLRRRFSRSPIRRKRSRSSERGRSPKRLTDLDKAQLLEIAKANAAAMCAKAGVPLPPNLKPAPPPTIEEKVAKKSGGATIEELTEKCKQIAQSKEDDDVIVNKPHVSDEEEEEPPFYHHPFKLSEPKPIFFNLNIAAAKPTPPKSQVTLTKEFPVSSGSQHRKKEADSVYGEWVPVEKNGEENKDDDNVFSSNLPSEPVDISTAMSERALAQKRLSENAFDLEAMSMLNRAQERIDAWAQLNSIPGQFTGSTGVQVLTQEQLANTGAQAWIKKDQFLRAAPVTGGMGAVLMRKMGWREGEGLGKNKEGNKEPILVDFKTDRKGLVAVGERAQKRSGNFSAAMKDLSGKHPVSALMEICNKRRWQPPEFLLVHDSGPDHRKHFLFRVLINGSAYQPSFASPNKKHAKATAATVVLQAMGLVPKDLMANATCFRSASRR, from the exons ATGGCGGCCGACATCGAGCAGGTTTTTAGGTCTTTCGTGGTCAGTAAATTCCGGGAAATCCAACAGGAGCTTTCCAG TGGAAGGAGTGAAGGCCAGCTGAATGGTgaaacaaatacacctattgAAGGAAACCAGGCAGGTGATGCAGCTGCCTCTGCCAGGAGCCTACCAAATGAAGAAATAGTGCAGAAGATAGAGGAAGTACTTTCTGGGGTCTTAGATACAGAACTACGATATAAGCCAG ACTtgaaagaggcctccaggaaaAGTAGATGTGTATCTGTACAAACAGATCCTACTGATGAAATTCCCACCAAAAAATCAAAGAAGcataaaaagcacaaaaacaaaaagaagaaaaagaagaaagaaaaggaaaaaaaatataaaagacaacCAGAAGAATCTGAGTCAAAGCTGAAATCTCATCATGATGGGAACGTAGATCTAGAATCtgattcctttttaaagtttgattCTGAACCTTCAGCGATGGCACTGGAACATCCTGTAAGAGCATTTGGCCTATCTGAGACCAGTGAATCCCCTGCAGTTATGCTAGAACCTCCAGTAGTATCAATGGAGGTATCAGAGCCACACATCTTAGAAACTCTGAAGCCAGCTACAAAAACTGCAGAACTGTCGGTTGGATCTACATCAATAATCTCAGAGCAGTCAGAGCAATCTGTGTCAGTAATGCTGGAACCATCTGTGACAAAGATTCTGGATTCCTTTGCAACAGCATCAGTGCCTCCTACAACAGTAGTGCTGAAGACATCTGAGCCAGTTGTAACAATGTCAGTAGAGTATCAGATGAAGACTGCAATGAAATCTTTGGAGAGCACCTCTCCAGAGCCAGCAAAGATCATGGTAGAGCCTCCCATAGCGAAAGTACTAGAGCCATCAGAAACCCTTGTGATAGCAGAGACACCTACTGAGGTGCTCCCTGAACCAAGCACATCAACAACAATGGATTTTCCAGAGTCATCTGCAACTGACGTGCTAAGATTGCCAGAGCAGCCTGTAGAAGTACCATCGGAGATTGCAGATTCATCTATGACAAGACTGCAGGAGTCGCTGGAGCTGTCTAAGACCACAACGATGGAGCCGCTGGAGTCGTCGGTGGCCTCGGCGCTGGAGTTGCCGGGGCCACCTGCAACCTCCATGCTGGAGTTGCAGGGGCCCCCTGTGACTCCAGTGCTGGAGTTACCTGGGCCCTCTGCTACCCCAGTGCCAGAGTTGTCAGGGCCCCTTTCTGCCCCAGTGCCTGAATTGCCAGGGCCCCCTGCGACAGCCGTGCCTGAGTTGCCGGGGCCCTCTGTGACAACAGTGCCACAGTTGTCGCAGGAATTGCCAGGGCCTCCAGCACCATCCATGGGGTTGGAGCCACCACAGGAGGTACCAGAGCCACCTGTGATGGCACAGGAGTTGCCAGGGCTGCCTGCAGTGCCAGCAGCAGTAGAGTTGCCAGGGCAGCCTGCGGTAACAGTAGCAATGGAGTTGACCGAACAACCTGTGACGGCGACAGAGTTCGAGCAGCCTGTGGGAATGACAACGGTGGAACATCCCGGGCATCCTGAGGTGACAACGGCTACAGGGTTGCTGGGGCAGCCTGAGGCAACAATGGTGCTGGAGTTGCCAGGACAGCCAGTGGCAACAACAGCGCTGGAGTTGCCTGGGCAGCCTTCGGTGACTGGAGTGCCAGAGTTGTCAGGCCTGTCTTCGGCAACTAGGGCACTGGAGTTGTCGGGGCAGTCTGTGGCAACTGGGGCACTAGAGTTGCCTGGGCAGCTCATGGCAACTGGGGCACTGGAGTTCTCAGGGCAGTCTGGGGCAGCAGGAGCACTGGAGCTTTTGGGGCAGCCTCTGGCAACAGGGGTGCTGGAGTTGCCAGGGCAGCCTGGGGCGCCAGAGTTGCCTGGGCAACCTGTGGCAACTGTGGCGCTGGAGATCTCTGTTCAGTCTGTGGTGACAACATCGGAGCTGTCAACGATGACCGTGTCGCAGTCCCTGGAGGTGCCCTCGACGACAGCGCTGGAATCCTATAATACGGTAGCACAGGAGCTGCCTACTACATTAGTGGGGGAGACTTCTGTAACAGTAGGAGTGGATCCCTTGATGGCCCAAGAATCCCATATGTTAGCTTCTAACACCATGGAAACCCATATGTTAGCATCCAACACTATGGATTCCCAGATGCTAGCGTCCAACGCCATGGATTCCCAGATGCTAGCGTCCAACGCCATGGATTCCCAGATGCTAGCCTCTAGTACCATGGACTCCCAGATGTTAGCAACTAGCTCCATGGACTCCCAGATGTTAGCAACTAGCTCCATGGACTCCCAGATGTTAGCAACTAGCACTATGGACTCCCAGATGTTAGCAACCAGCTCCATGGACTCTCAGATGTTAGCAACCAGCTCCATGGACTCTCAGATGTTAGCAACCAGCTCCATGGACTCCCAGATGTTAGCAACCAGCTCCATGGACTCCCAGATGTTAGCAACCAGCACCATGGACTCTCAGATGTTAGCAACTAGCTCTATGGATTCTCAGATGTTAGCATCTGGCACCATGGATTCTCAGATGTTAGCTTCTGGTACCATGGATGCTCAGATGTTAGCGTCAGGTACCATGGATGCCCAGATGTTAGCGTCTAGCACCCAAGATTCTGCTATGTTGGGTTCAAAATCTCCTGATCCCTATAGGTTAGCTCAGGATCCTTACAGGTTAGCTCAGGATCCCTATAGGTTGGGCCATGACCCGTACAGATTAGGTCATGATGCCTATAGGTTAGGACAGGACCCCTATAGATTAGGCCATGATCCTTACAGACTAACTCCTGATCCTTACAGGATGTCACCTAGACCCTATAGAATAGCTCCCAGGTCCTATAGAATAGCACCTAGGCCATATAGGTTAGCACCTAGGCCCTTGATGTTAGCATCTAGACGTTCTATGATGATGTCCTATGCTGCAGAACGTTCCATGATGTCATCTTATGAACGCTCTATGATGTCTTACGAGCGGTCTATGATGTCCCCTATGGCTGAGCGCTCTATGATGTCAGCCTATGAGCGCTCCATGATGTCAGCCTATGAGCGCTCCATGATGTCTCCTATGGCTGAGCGCTCCATGATGTCAGCTTATGAGCGCTCCATGATGTCAGCTTATGAGCGCTCCATGATGTCCCCTATGGCTGATCGATCTATGATGTCCATGGGTGCTGACCGGTCTATGATGTCATCCTACTCTGCTGCTGACCGGTCTATGATGTCATCGTACTCTGCAGCTGACCGATCCATGATGTCATCTTATACTGATCGCTCAATGATGTCTATGGCAGCTGATTCTTACACTGATTCTTACACTGATACATATACAGAGGCATATATGGTGCCACCTTTGCCTCCTGAAGAGCCCCCAACAATGCCACCATTGCCACCTGAGGAACCACCAATGACACCACCATTGCCTCCTGAGGAACCACCAGAGGGTCCAGCATTATCTACTGAGCAGACAGCATTAACAGGTGAAAATACTTGGCCTACAGAGGTGTCAGCATTACCTCCTGAAGAGTCTGTATCACAGCCTACTGTGAGTCAAAGTGAAATTTCAGAGCCTTCAGCTGTACCTGCTAATTATTCAGTGTCAGCTTTAGAGCCCTCAGTGTTAGCATCAGAGTCTGCTGTGACTGTTCCAGAACCACCACGAGAACCAGAGTCTTCAGTTACATCAACACCTGTTGAGTCAACAATACtagcagaaaatgaaattattccaGAGAGACCAATGACTTGCATGCTGTCTGAAACTTCTGTGTCAACTGAACCAACTATGTTAACATCGGAGCCTCCTATTATGTCAGAAACCACAGAAACATTTGATTCCATGAGAGCTCCAGGACATGTTGCCTCAGGGGTATCTGTGTCCCTGCTGGGGCCAGCAGTAACTATTCCAGAGCCAACAGAGAGCATTCTGGAGCTGCCAACCATGGCTGTCCCAGAGCCTCCAGCCATGGCCGACCTAGAGCCTCCAGCTGTGGCCGGCCCAGAGCCTTCTGCTGTGGCTGTCCCAGAACCACCAGCTGTGGCTGAGCCAGAGCATGTTATCATTCCTGTGTCAGTTTCTGCCCTGGAGCCTACTGTGCCTGTCATGGAACCAGCAGTGTCAGTCCTTCAACCTGCTGTGGTTGTTTCAGAACCAAGTGTTGCTATCCAAGAATCTACTGTGACCATTTCAGAGCCTGCTGTCACTGTCCCAGAGCCGACTCAAATGATACCAGCTGAGATGGCATTAGAGCCTGCACCAATGATGGTGGAGTCTAGTATTATATCATCATATGTTACTAAAAGGATGAATTTACCATCTGGTGAACAAAATCTTACTCCAGATGTTGGCATGCAGGAGATTCCCCCATATTCAGGTGACCAGCCACATGCTGAAGGACACCTAAAATGTGACTCTTACGAAAGTGAACGTGGTGTAAATACAGACCTTACTATAAATAATCATTTGATTGCTAAAGAGGTAGAACATAACATAGTGTCTGCTGTTAGCACTGGTCTGGTTGTTGAAACTAGTGAAGAGAAAATTTTGCCTATCAATGAGACTAAACAATGTACAGTATTGGATACCTGCCCTGGTATTAGTGAAGCTGATGTAGGAGGAACTCTATCTTCTACTGGTCCTTTTGCTCTGGAATCTGATGTAATGGGAACTAGTAAGGGTATTGAGTTTGCTACAGAATGTGCTGTCAGTTCAGTTAATAACTATGATGTTGAAGTATCCTTAACTACTCAAGATACTGAACATGACATGGTAATTTCCACCAGCCCCAGTGGCGGTAGTGAAGCTGATATAGAGGGACCTTTGCCTGCTAAAGACATTCATCTTGATTTACCATTGGATAATCTTGGTAAGGATACAGAAGAACCATTATCTGTAAAAGACAGTGACCAGACATTTGAGATTGCTCTCAGCCCTAAAGAAAGCAGTGGGGAAGATAAAGAGGCACATCTCCCTACTAAAGAAATGATGTCTGATTCAGGATTTTCTGCCAGCATTGATGAAATTAATGAAGCAGACTTAGTGAGACCATTACTTCCTAAGGACATGGAACGTCTTACAAACCTGAGGGCTGGTATTGAAGGACCTTTACTTGCAAGTGAAGCTGAACGTGACAAATTGGCTGCCAGTCCAGTTGTAGTAAGTGTACCAGAAAGAGCATCAGAATCTTCTTCAGAGGAAAAAGATGACTATGAGATTTTTGTAAAAGTTAAGGACACAcatgaaaaaagcaagaaaaataagaacCGTGACAAAGgcgagaaagagaagaaaagagactcTTCATTAAGATCTCGGAGTAAGCGGTCCAAGTCTTCTGAACACAAGTCCCGCAAGCGTACCAGTGAGTCTCGTTCTAGGGCAAGAAAGAGATCATCTAAGTCAAAGTCTCATCGTTCTCAAACGCGGTCCCGGTCCCGTTCAAGACGTCGGAGAAGGAGCAGCAGGTCAAGATCAAAGTCTAGAGGAAGGCGATCTGTATCAAAAGAGAAGCGCAAAAGATCGCCAAAGCACAGATCCAAgtccagggaaagaaaaaggaaaagatcaaGTTCCCGGGATAACCGGAAAACAACAAGAGCTCGGAGTCGAACCCCAAGTCGTCGGAGTAGGAGTCATACTCCCAGTCGACGAAGAAGGTCCAGATCTGTAGGTAGGAGGAGGAGTTTTAGCATTTCTCCAAGCCGGCGTAGTCGCACACCCAGCCGGCGTAGTCGCACGCCCAGCCGCAGGAGCCGCACGCCCAGCCGCAGGAGCCGTACACCCAGCCGCAGGAGCCGCACCCCCAGCCGCAGGAGCCGTACACCCAGCCGCAGGAGAAGATCGAGGTCTGTGGTAAGAAGACGAAGTTTCAGTATCTCACCAGTCAGATTAAGACGATCAAGAACACCCTTGAGAAGAAGGTTTAGTAGATCTCCTATCCGCCGTAAAAGATCCAGATCTTCTGAAAGAGGCAGATCACCCAAACGTCTAACAGATTTGG ATAAGGCTCAATTACTTGAAATAGCCAAAGCTAACGCAGCTGCCATGTGTGCTAAGGCTGGTGTTCCTTTACCGCCAAATCTAAAGCCTGCACCTCCACCTACAATAGAAGAGAAAGTTGCTAAAAAGTCAGGAGGAGCTACTATAGAAGAACTAACTGAG aaatgcaaacagaTTGCACAGAGTAAAGAAGATGATGATGTAATAGTGAATAAACCTCATGTTTcggatgaagaggaagaagaacctCCTTTTTATCATCATCCCTTTAAACTCAGTGAACCCAAgcccatttttttcaatttaaat ATTGCTGCAGCAAAGCCAACTCCACCAAAAAGTCAGGTAACATTAACAAAGGAATTTCCTGTGTCATCTGGATCACAACACCGAAAAAAAGAAGCAGATAGTGTTTATGGAGAGTGGGTTCCTGTAGAGAAAAATGgtgaagaaaacaaagatgatGATAATGTTTTCAGCAGCAATTTGCCATCGGAG cCTGTGGACATCTCTACAGCGATGAGTGAGCGGGCACTTGCTCAGAAAAGACTCAGTGAGAACGCATTTGACCTCGAAGCCATGAGCATGTTAAATCGAGCTCAAGAACGG ATTGATGCCTGGGCTCAGCTGAATTCTATTCCTGGCCAGTTCACAGGAAGTACCGGAGTACAGGTTCTGACACAAGAACAGCTGGCCAATACTGGTGCCCAAGCCTGGATTAAAAAG